The Altererythrobacter sp. Root672 genome includes a window with the following:
- the moaB gene encoding molybdenum cofactor biosynthesis protein B yields MAIDLERQFKPINIALLTVSDTRGPDEDTSGDILAERILAAGHKLASRAIEKDDADAIARRFNNWIDDPQIDAIVSTGGTGLTGRDVTPEAIDRIKEKDIEGFGELFRWISYKSIGTSTVQSRACAAVARGTYIFALPGSNGAVKDGWDGILAEQLDSRNRPCNFVELMPRLREK; encoded by the coding sequence ATGGCGATCGATTTAGAGCGCCAATTCAAGCCCATAAACATCGCCCTTCTCACCGTTTCGGATACACGCGGCCCGGATGAGGATACCTCGGGCGATATCCTCGCCGAGCGTATCCTGGCCGCCGGACACAAGCTCGCATCGCGGGCTATCGAGAAGGATGACGCCGACGCGATCGCTCGGCGGTTCAACAACTGGATCGACGATCCGCAGATCGATGCCATCGTCTCGACCGGCGGCACCGGTCTCACCGGCCGCGATGTGACGCCCGAGGCGATCGACCGGATCAAGGAAAAGGACATCGAGGGGTTTGGGGAGCTGTTCCGCTGGATCAGCTACAAGTCCATCGGCACCAGCACGGTCCAGTCGCGCGCCTGTGCTGCGGTCGCTCGGGGCACTTACATCTTCGCCCTCCCCGGCTCGAACGGCGCGGTTAAGGACGGGTGGGACGGCATCCTGGCCGAGCAACTCGACAGCCGTAACCGTCCCTGCAATTTCGTCGAACTGATGCCTCGCCTGCGCGAAAAATAA
- a CDS encoding PA0069 family radical SAM protein translates to MKSRLDPAILGRGAQSGAIPDRFGLAQREQDGDWRDYMETLDGPPVKLRTTVTEEHPKTILTFNQSPDIGFDRSINAYRGCEHGCVYCFARPTHAFHDLSPGLDFETRLFAKPNAAALLRETLARPRYRPKPIAMGTNTDPYQPIEGRFRITRSLLELCLETRHPVTITTKSDRVLKDLDLLKDLAHLQLVAVAISVTTLDAKLSALLEPRAPAPAKRLAALKTLVEANVPAHCSIAPIIPAITDEFMEDIVSRIGAIGLRSVGWIPLRLPYEVAPLFREWLSVHFPDRGDKVMAIVRSMRGGRDNDPGFFSRMKPSGVWADLFRARFRIAKKRAGIESERFQLDIGKFVPPSLRGQLRLL, encoded by the coding sequence ATGAAATCCCGCCTGGATCCTGCCATTCTCGGCCGTGGTGCCCAATCCGGCGCGATCCCCGATCGTTTCGGCCTGGCCCAGAGGGAACAGGACGGCGACTGGCGCGACTACATGGAAACGCTCGATGGTCCGCCGGTCAAGCTCCGCACAACGGTCACGGAAGAGCACCCAAAAACGATCCTCACCTTCAACCAGTCGCCCGACATCGGCTTCGACCGTTCGATCAACGCCTATCGCGGATGCGAGCACGGCTGCGTCTACTGCTTTGCCCGGCCGACGCATGCCTTCCACGACCTGTCGCCCGGCCTCGACTTCGAAACCCGGCTATTTGCCAAACCGAATGCCGCAGCATTGCTTCGCGAGACGCTGGCCCGACCTCGCTACCGCCCGAAACCCATCGCGATGGGGACCAACACCGACCCCTATCAGCCGATCGAGGGGCGCTTCCGGATCACTCGCTCGTTGCTGGAACTATGCCTGGAGACCCGCCATCCGGTCACGATCACAACCAAGTCCGATCGGGTCCTCAAGGACTTAGACCTCCTGAAAGACCTGGCACACCTTCAACTCGTAGCCGTGGCGATCTCGGTCACCACCCTCGATGCCAAGCTTTCGGCGCTCCTTGAGCCGAGGGCACCCGCCCCCGCCAAGCGACTTGCGGCCCTAAAGACCTTGGTCGAGGCCAATGTCCCGGCTCACTGCTCGATCGCTCCAATAATACCGGCGATCACCGACGAGTTCATGGAGGACATCGTATCCCGCATCGGCGCCATAGGTCTGCGTTCGGTCGGATGGATCCCGCTACGCCTCCCCTACGAGGTCGCACCGCTGTTTCGCGAGTGGCTCTCGGTCCATTTCCCTGACCGGGGCGACAAAGTCATGGCAATCGTTCGCTCGATGCGAGGAGGCCGCGACAACGATCCAGGCTTTTTCTCGAGAATGAAGCCTAGCGGCGTGTGGGCAGACCTATTCCGCGCCCGTTTTCGGATCGCGAAAAAGCGGGCGGGCATCGAAAGCGAAAGGTTCCAACTCGATATCGGGAAATTTGTCCCCCCCTCTTTGCGCGGACAGTTGCGACTTCTCTAG